The following are encoded in a window of Onthophagus taurus isolate NC chromosome 3, IU_Otau_3.0, whole genome shotgun sequence genomic DNA:
- the CCA gene encoding cardioactive peptide, with product MNSKIILLTAFVVITVYCEATFIPRREGVDYTGTDMILDPKKRPFCNAFTGCGRKRSNIPPLPELPFHFQKLYGQPQHKQRRILDESLSNLLELNSEPGLEDLSRQILSEAKLWEAIQEANMEIRKQQDSNDKQEMMQF from the exons ATGaactcaaaaatcattttattaacagCATTCGTTGTTATTACGGTTTATTGTGAAGCAACATTTATCCCAAGAAGG gaagGAGTTGATTATACAGGAACCGATATGATATTAGATCCAAAAAAGAGACCGTTTTGTAACGCATTTACAG gttgtgGTAGAAAGCGTTCAAACATTCCACCTTTACCCGAACTTCcgtttcattttcaaaaactatacGGGCAACCCCAACACAAACAACGAAGAATATTAGACGAATCTTTAAGTAACCTATTGGAATTAAATTCCGAACCGGGATTGGAAGATTTATCAAGACAAATTCTCTCCGAGGCGAAACTTTGGGAGGCTATTCAAGAGGCTAATATGGAAATTCGAAAACAACAAGACTCAAACGATAAACAAGAAATgatgcaattttaa